Below is a genomic region from Armatimonadota bacterium.
ACGCGGGGAAAGGGCGTGGTCAGGGCGGCGAGGAGGAAGGCCAGGAGGAACGCCGCCACGCCCACATCCACCATTGACCGCGGGCGGGAGCGACCGGCGAGGAACGCCCCGGTGACCAGGGCCGCGGCCGCGCCCCACAGGGCATGCCCGACGGGGAAGAGGGCGGCCAGCAGCAGCAACGCCCCGCGCCGCAGGCGGTCGAGCCGCACAGCGCCCTTCATCGTGGAAGCCACCGCCACGGTACCTCGTCACCCGGCGTCGCTCATCGCCGGCGGTGCCGGTCGGTCGAGCGCGGCCAGGTAGTGCCGGTTGAGCGCCGCCCGCAGCACCAGGTGTTCCAACGTGGTGAGCCCCGCCCGGCGGAGCCATGCCGCCAGGCGTGGCGCCGTGGCCTCGTTCAGCACCCCGCCGCCGGCCAGCAGGAAGTAGGCGAGGCGGTGGAGCGGTGTCCGCTGCACCAGGAACCGGGTGCGCCACCCGGGGTGCTTCCCGAGCAAGCGCAGGGCGTTGGCCGCCCGCTCCTCTTCCTTGCGCGCCATCTCGGCAAAGCGCGCCGGCGTGGGCGCGGGCTGCACGTGGTAGGCCACGGCCTCCCGCCGGAAGACGCGCGGCAGCCCGCGCCGCTGCAGCCGGAAGCCCAGGTCGACGTCCTCCCACCCGTAGGCGCGGAACCCCTCGTCGAAGAGCCCGGCCGCCAGCAGCTCCTCGCGCGGGAGCGAGGCGTTGGCGGTGTCCAGGTAGGCGGGGGAGGGGGCGAGGAGGCGCGGGGGCAGCGGCAGCCAGCCATTCCCCGCTCCTGGCGGCACCCCGGGGACCACGGCCACGGGGCCGCGCACGAGCACCGGACGCCCCGCCCGGGTGTGGGCGTCCAGATGGTGGGCCAGGAAGTCAGGCCGCACCAGCACGTCGCTGTCCACGAAGACGACGATGGGGGCGCGCGCCTCACGGACGCCCCGGTTGCGGGCCGCCGCCCGCCCGCGGTTCTCCGGCTGGCGGACCAGCCGCAGCCGCTCCCCGTCCGCCAGGCTCGCCACCACCTGAGGCGTCTCGTCGGTGCTGGCGTCGTCCACGACCACGACCTCGTAACGGTCGGGCGGGAGCGTCTGGCGGCGCAGCGCCTCCAGGCACGCCCGGACCAGCCCGGCGCGGTTGAAGGCCGGCACCACGACGCTCACGGCCGGGCGGTGCTCCCTCACGGCTCCCGGACGGCCTCGGGGAGGGCGTCGGGCGCCGAATCGCCCCACTGCAGCCGGGCGAGCCGCGCGTAGACCCCGCCCCGCCGCATGAGCGCCTCGTGCGTCCCCTCCTCCGCAATGCGTCCCTCCTCCAGGACCACGATCCGGTCCGCCCGGCGCACGGTGGAGAGGCGGTGGGCGATGGTGATGGTGGTGCGTCCCTGCGTGGCCCGCTCCACCGCCTGCTGCAGCAGCGCCTCCGACTCGCTGTCGAGCGCCGAGGTAGCCTCGTCGAGGATCAGGATGCGCGGGTCGGTCAGCAGCGCCCGGGCGATGGCCAGCCGCTGCCGCTGCCCCCCCGACAGCCCCAGCCCGTCTTCCCCGACGAGGGTGTCGTACCCCTGCGGCAGTGCCGCGATGAAGTCGTGGGCGTTGGCCAGCCGCGCGACCGCCTCCACCTCCTCCGCCGTGGCGTCGGGCCGGCCGTAGGCGATGTTCTCGCGCACGGTCCCCCGGAAGAGCACCGTCTCCTGGGGGACGAAGCCGATCTGCCGCCGCAGCGAGCGCAGGCGCACGCGCCGCAGGTCCACCCCGTCGATGAGCACCGCCCCTTCGGTGGGGTCGTAGAAACGCGCCACCAGGTAGACCAGCGAAGTCTTCCCCGCCCCCGAGAGCCCCACCAGGGCGATGCGCTCCCCCGGCACCACCTCCAGCCGCACCCCCCGCAGCGCCCACGGGCCGCTGGCGTCGTAGCGGAAGGAGACGTCACGAAAGGTGACGCGCCCGTCGAGGCGCCCCAGCTCCACCGCGTCCGGGGCCTCGCGCACCGCCGGCTCCTCGTCGAGTAGCTCGCGGATGCGCCCGAAGGCGCCCAGCGCCTGGCGCAGCTCGGCGTAGTGACGGGTGGCGCCGGCGGCCGGCTCCACCGCCAGGGCCACGTACACGAGGAAGGCCAGCAGCGACCCCGTGGAGAGGGTCCCCCCGGCCACCATCCGCCCGCCCACCCACACCACCACGACCAGGCCCAGCGCCGTGAGGAAGGAGACCACCGGCACCTGGGTGGCCACCAGCCGGGCGATGCGCAGGTGGGCCTGCGCCACCCGGTCGTTCTCGCGCTGGAAGCGCGCCCGCTCGCGCCCTTCCTGCGCGAAGGCCCGGATCACCATGGCCCCGCCGAAGGCCTCCCGCACGATGCCGGCGAGCCCGCCCAGGTACTCCTGCGCCCGCGCCGCCACCCGCTGCACCTCGCGCCCGAAGAGGCGGGTGAGCGCGAAGATCGCCGGGATGGCCACGGCCACCAGCAGCGTCAGGCGCCACTCCAGGACCACGAGCATGACGGCCACGCCGAGCAGCATGAGCACCGTGGCCACGAAGTCCACGGCGCCGACCAGCAGGTGGGTGTGGAGCACCTGCGTGTCCTGCAGGATGCGGCTGATGGCGTCCCCGCTCTGCCAGGTGCGGAAGCGGTCCAGCGACCAGCGCTGGATCTGGGCGAAGAGGTCGCGGCGCAGGTCGGCCACCGTGCGCGTGGCCAGGGCGAAGGCCAGGTAGACCTGCAGGTAGAGGAAGGCGCTGCGGGCCGCCAGCAACCCCAGCAAGCCGAGGGCGGCCCGGTCGAGGGCGGCGTAGGAGCGGGTGCGGATCACCTCGTCCACGGTGGCCCCGGCGTAGCGCGGCACGGCCAGCTGGGTGACGGTCACGAGGCCCAGCGATAGCAGCGCGCCGACCAGGTGGAGACGGTAGGGGCGCAGGTAGGCGAGGATGCGCGCCAGGTCGGCCCAGTTGCGGGCCGATGCACCGGGCGCGGGGCCCAGACTCTGGGGAGGCGGCACGGCAGGGGATCCTGCGGCACGCGTCGCCTCCCCCGGCGTCCCGGTGGT
It encodes:
- a CDS encoding glycosyltransferase family 2 protein; amino-acid sequence: MSVVVPAFNRAGLVRACLEALRRQTLPPDRYEVVVVDDASTDETPQVVASLADGERLRLVRQPENRGRAAARNRGVREARAPIVVFVDSDVLVRPDFLAHHLDAHTRAGRPVLVRGPVAVVPGVPPGAGNGWLPLPPRLLAPSPAYLDTANASLPREELLAAGLFDEGFRAYGWEDVDLGFRLQRRGLPRVFRREAVAYHVQPAPTPARFAEMARKEEERAANALRLLGKHPGWRTRFLVQRTPLHRLAYFLLAGGGVLNEATAPRLAAWLRRAGLTTLEHLVLRAALNRHYLAALDRPAPPAMSDAG
- a CDS encoding ABC transporter ATP-binding protein; translated protein: MTTGTPGEATRAAGSPAVPPPQSLGPAPGASARNWADLARILAYLRPYRLHLVGALLSLGLVTVTQLAVPRYAGATVDEVIRTRSYAALDRAALGLLGLLAARSAFLYLQVYLAFALATRTVADLRRDLFAQIQRWSLDRFRTWQSGDAISRILQDTQVLHTHLLVGAVDFVATVLMLLGVAVMLVVLEWRLTLLVAVAIPAIFALTRLFGREVQRVAARAQEYLGGLAGIVREAFGGAMVIRAFAQEGRERARFQRENDRVAQAHLRIARLVATQVPVVSFLTALGLVVVVWVGGRMVAGGTLSTGSLLAFLVYVALAVEPAAGATRHYAELRQALGAFGRIRELLDEEPAVREAPDAVELGRLDGRVTFRDVSFRYDASGPWALRGVRLEVVPGERIALVGLSGAGKTSLVYLVARFYDPTEGAVLIDGVDLRRVRLRSLRRQIGFVPQETVLFRGTVRENIAYGRPDATAEEVEAVARLANAHDFIAALPQGYDTLVGEDGLGLSGGQRQRLAIARALLTDPRILILDEATSALDSESEALLQQAVERATQGRTTITIAHRLSTVRRADRIVVLEEGRIAEEGTHEALMRRGGVYARLARLQWGDSAPDALPEAVREP